In one Gossypium hirsutum isolate 1008001.06 chromosome D09, Gossypium_hirsutum_v2.1, whole genome shotgun sequence genomic region, the following are encoded:
- the LOC107891208 gene encoding D-lactate dehydrogenase [cytochrome], mitochondrial isoform X1, whose product MGFSFWLARLRSCSNKSAFSNAFRDSFYHYKSQLNTCQKNLPSTIAEKTNSHAFSWSSCLLPLAFAVSAGSLTFQSHNNHPSLCEPSNLDSRKVTIGGKASTEFVVKGTHKEVPQELIDELKAICQDNMTLDYDERFYHGKPQNSFHKAVNIPDVVVFPRSQEEVSQIVKSCNKHKVPIVPYGGATSIEGHTLSPNGGVCIDMTLMKRVKALHIRDMDVVVEPGIGWMELNEYLEPYGLFFPLDPGPGATIGGMCATRCSGSLAVRYGTMRDNVISLKVVLANGDIVKTASRARKSAAGYDLTRLMIGSEGTLGVVTEVTLRLQKIPEHSVVAMCNFPTIKDAADVAIDTMMSGIQVSRVELLDEVQVRAINIANGKNLPEVPTLMFEFIGTEAYSHEQTQIVQRIVSEHNGSDFVFAEDPEAKKELWKIRKEALWACFAMEPNFEAMISDVCVPLSNLAELISRSKQELDASSLVCTVIAHAGDGNFHTVILFDPNEEEHRREAERLNQFMVYTALSMEGTCTGEHGVGTGKMKYLEKELGIEALQMMKQIKTALDPNNIMNPGKLIPPHVCF is encoded by the exons ATGGGCTTTTCGTTCTGGCTTGCTCGCTTGCGTTCTTGTTCGAACAAATCAGCTTTTTCCAATGCTTTTCGGGACTCTTTTTACCATTACAAATCTCAGCTTAATACTTGTCAGAAGAACTTACCATCCACCATTGCTGAGAAAACCAATAGCCATGCTTTTTCATGGTCCAGCTGTTTGCTTCCTCTGGCTTTTGCTGTTTCTGCTGGATCCCTTACTTTTCAATCCCACAACAATCATCCTTCACTCTGCGAACCCTCTAATCTGGATTCTCG GAAAGTGACCATTGGTGGGAAGGCAAGCACAGAGTTTGTGGTGAAGGGCACTCATAAAGAAGTTCCACAAGAGCTTATTGATGAACTGAAAGCTATATGTCAA GATAATATGACTTTGGATTATGATGAAAGATTCTACCATGGGAAGCCACAGAACAGCTTTCATAAAGCAGTAAATATTCCTGATGTGGTTGTTTTCCCTAG GTCTCAGGAGGAAGTTTCCCAGATTGTCAAATCTTGTAATAAACATAAG GTCCCTATAGTACCATATGGTGGAGCTACATCTATTGAGGGGCACACTTTGTCTCCTAATGGAGGTGTTTGCATCGACATGACGTTAATGAAg agAGTTAAGGCGTTGCATATTCGGGACATGGATGTTGTAGTTGAGCCTGGAATTGGATGGATGGAACTTAATGAATACTTGGAGCCTTATGGTTTGTTTTTCCCCCTTGATCCAG GGCCTGGTGCAACAATAGGAGGCATGTGTGCAACACGCTGCTCTGGATCTTTAGCCGTGAG GTATGGCACTATGCGTGACAATGTAATCAGTCTCAAG GTGGTCCTTGCTAATGGAGATATTGTTAAGACAGCTTCTCGTGCTCGGAAGAGTGCTGCTGG GTATGACTTGACTCGTCTGATGATTGGAAGTGAGGGGACCCTTGGCGTGGTAACAGAAGTCACTCTACGGCTTCAGAAAATTCCAGAGCATTCAGTG GTTGCAATGTGCAACTTCCCCACAATTAAGGATGCTGCAGATGTTGCTATTGACACCATGATGTCTGGTATTCAG gtGTCAAGGGTTGAATTATTGGATGAAGTCCAAGTAAGGGCTATCAATATTGCTAATGGGAAGAATTTGCCTGAAGTTCCAACTCTAATGTTTGAATTTATTGGCACCG agGCATACTCCCATGAGCAAACGCAAATTGTTCAAAGAATTGTTTCTGAGCACAATGGCTCGGATTTTGTTTTTGCAGAAGATCCTGAAGCTAAAAAAGAACTTTGGAAG ATCAGGAAGGAAGCCCTATGGGCATGCTTTGCTATGGAGCCCAATTTTGAAGCAATGATTTCT GATGTTTGTGTTCCCCTATCAAACCTTGCAGAATTAATATCAAGGTCCAAGCAAGAGCTGGATGCATCATCACTGGTTTG TACAGTTATTGCCCATGCTGGTGATGGGAACTTTCACACAGTCATTCTCTTTGATCCTAATGAAGAAGAGCATAGGAGAGAAGCTGAAAGGCTAAATCAATTTATGGTTTATACAGCTTTGTCAATGGAAG GAACATGCACCGGCGAACACGGTGTTGGCACTGGGAAAATGAAG TATCTGGAAAAGGAACTTGGAATAGAGGCCTTGCAGATGATGAAACAAATCAAAACAGCTCTAGATCCTAACAACATCATGAATCCAGGAAAGCTAATTCCTCCCCATGTTTGTTTCTAG
- the LOC107891208 gene encoding D-lactate dehydrogenase [cytochrome], mitochondrial isoform X2 encodes MLFGTLFTITNLSLILVRRTYHPPLLRKPIAMLFHGPAVCFLWLLLFLLDPLLFNPTTIILHSANPLIWILVTIGGKASTEFVVKGTHKEVPQELIDELKAICQDNMTLDYDERFYHGKPQNSFHKAVNIPDVVVFPRSQEEVSQIVKSCNKHKVPIVPYGGATSIEGHTLSPNGGVCIDMTLMKRVKALHIRDMDVVVEPGIGWMELNEYLEPYGLFFPLDPGPGATIGGMCATRCSGSLAVRYGTMRDNVISLKVVLANGDIVKTASRARKSAAGYDLTRLMIGSEGTLGVVTEVTLRLQKIPEHSVVAMCNFPTIKDAADVAIDTMMSGIQVSRVELLDEVQVRAINIANGKNLPEVPTLMFEFIGTEAYSHEQTQIVQRIVSEHNGSDFVFAEDPEAKKELWKIRKEALWACFAMEPNFEAMISDVCVPLSNLAELISRSKQELDASSLVCTVIAHAGDGNFHTVILFDPNEEEHRREAERLNQFMVYTALSMEGTCTGEHGVGTGKMKYLEKELGIEALQMMKQIKTALDPNNIMNPGKLIPPHVCF; translated from the exons ATGCTTTTCGGGACTCTTTTTACCATTACAAATCTCAGCTTAATACTTGTCAGAAGAACTTACCATCCACCATTGCTGAGAAAACCAATAGCCATGCTTTTTCATGGTCCAGCTGTTTGCTTCCTCTGGCTTTTGCTGTTTCTGCTGGATCCCTTACTTTTCAATCCCACAACAATCATCCTTCACTCTGCGAACCCTCTAATCTGGATTCTCG TGACCATTGGTGGGAAGGCAAGCACAGAGTTTGTGGTGAAGGGCACTCATAAAGAAGTTCCACAAGAGCTTATTGATGAACTGAAAGCTATATGTCAA GATAATATGACTTTGGATTATGATGAAAGATTCTACCATGGGAAGCCACAGAACAGCTTTCATAAAGCAGTAAATATTCCTGATGTGGTTGTTTTCCCTAG GTCTCAGGAGGAAGTTTCCCAGATTGTCAAATCTTGTAATAAACATAAG GTCCCTATAGTACCATATGGTGGAGCTACATCTATTGAGGGGCACACTTTGTCTCCTAATGGAGGTGTTTGCATCGACATGACGTTAATGAAg agAGTTAAGGCGTTGCATATTCGGGACATGGATGTTGTAGTTGAGCCTGGAATTGGATGGATGGAACTTAATGAATACTTGGAGCCTTATGGTTTGTTTTTCCCCCTTGATCCAG GGCCTGGTGCAACAATAGGAGGCATGTGTGCAACACGCTGCTCTGGATCTTTAGCCGTGAG GTATGGCACTATGCGTGACAATGTAATCAGTCTCAAG GTGGTCCTTGCTAATGGAGATATTGTTAAGACAGCTTCTCGTGCTCGGAAGAGTGCTGCTGG GTATGACTTGACTCGTCTGATGATTGGAAGTGAGGGGACCCTTGGCGTGGTAACAGAAGTCACTCTACGGCTTCAGAAAATTCCAGAGCATTCAGTG GTTGCAATGTGCAACTTCCCCACAATTAAGGATGCTGCAGATGTTGCTATTGACACCATGATGTCTGGTATTCAG gtGTCAAGGGTTGAATTATTGGATGAAGTCCAAGTAAGGGCTATCAATATTGCTAATGGGAAGAATTTGCCTGAAGTTCCAACTCTAATGTTTGAATTTATTGGCACCG agGCATACTCCCATGAGCAAACGCAAATTGTTCAAAGAATTGTTTCTGAGCACAATGGCTCGGATTTTGTTTTTGCAGAAGATCCTGAAGCTAAAAAAGAACTTTGGAAG ATCAGGAAGGAAGCCCTATGGGCATGCTTTGCTATGGAGCCCAATTTTGAAGCAATGATTTCT GATGTTTGTGTTCCCCTATCAAACCTTGCAGAATTAATATCAAGGTCCAAGCAAGAGCTGGATGCATCATCACTGGTTTG TACAGTTATTGCCCATGCTGGTGATGGGAACTTTCACACAGTCATTCTCTTTGATCCTAATGAAGAAGAGCATAGGAGAGAAGCTGAAAGGCTAAATCAATTTATGGTTTATACAGCTTTGTCAATGGAAG GAACATGCACCGGCGAACACGGTGTTGGCACTGGGAAAATGAAG TATCTGGAAAAGGAACTTGGAATAGAGGCCTTGCAGATGATGAAACAAATCAAAACAGCTCTAGATCCTAACAACATCATGAATCCAGGAAAGCTAATTCCTCCCCATGTTTGTTTCTAG
- the LOC107891209 gene encoding myosin-binding protein 7 — protein MESEIFSPPRDLVKCCDCACPTCSLIGKPSSTWFRSVKRKYDEFETGDRFYVPGFDLYSNPKVQIENECAALRETVCSQQEKIQDLHAELEKERNASSSAATEAMSMILKLEKQKAEIQMEASQFKRFAEEKMAHDQEEIHVLEDLLYKKDQSVQSLTCEALAYKHRMMSYGLTEAEAEGDKDGEIRNLGMAEDFDAQVDLPEYDYPQLKCNMNENPGDDAEDVEKYAFGETPHARDQLRNLEQRIFQVERSSGGSQLDGGCSGTKHVFEKVIVGHSPRRTRHSRRFSIDSYNSFLAKETASEFTIDSPRFHIGSPRFNASHKKMEFISRMDEISSSKRMDNASEVEDDTSDRVYTIDPVHNGAVYNETLDSKPGVGITDEYASTPREQINLPDACDPDIKKLYTRLQALEADRESMRQALLSMRTDKAQLVLLKEIAQHLSKEMPSNRQDVVAKPSILGSLPFMTVFKWILSLIVWRRKARRSKCLYGLSPNNVGLLMLLDKGPRLRQWRCISSTQV, from the exons ATGGAGTCTGAAATATTTTCACCTCCAAGAGATTTGGTAAAATGTTGTGATTGCGCGTGTCCCACTTGTTCTTTGATTGGTAAACCTTCAAGTACTTGGTTTCGATCTGTGAAGCGAAAATATGATGAATTTGAGACTGGAGATCGGTTTTATGTTCCGGGATTTGATCTTTATTCAAATCCCAAAGTCCAAATTGAGAATGAATGTGCTGCTTTGCGGGAGACTGTTTGCAGCCAACAAGAAAAAATACAGGATTTGCATGCAGAATTGGAGAAGGAGAGAAATGCGTCATCCTCGGCGGCAACCGAGGCGATGTCGATGATATTGAAGTTGGAGAAGCAGAAGGCAGAGATCCAAATGGAGGCAAGCCAATTCAAGCGTTTCGCAGAGGAGAAAATGGCACACGATCAGGAGGAGATTCATGTCTTGGAGGATCTTTTGTACAAGAAAGACCAGTCTGTTCAATCTCTTACTTGTGAAGCCTTGGCTTACAAGCATAGGATGATGAGTTACGGGCTTACGGAGGCCGAGGCTGAAGGTGACAAGGATGGAGAGATTCGGAATCTGGGTATGGCTGAGGACTTTGATGCGCAAGTTGATCTTCCCGAATATGATTATCCACAACTCAAGTGCAATATGAATGAGAATCCTGGTGATGATGCTGAAGATGTTGAGAAATATGCATTCGGAGAGACCCCCCATGCTCGAGATCAGTTGAGGAATTTGGAACAAAGGATCTTCCAAGTTGAGAGGAGTTCTGGCGGCAGTCAGCTGGATGGGGGATGTTCCGGAACAAAGCATGTTTTCGAGAAGGTGATTGTCGGTCACTCTCCTAGGCGAACAAGACATTCGAGAAGGTTTTCGATCGATAGTTACAATTCCTTCTTGGCTAAAGAGACGGCTTCAGAGTTTACCATCGATTCTCCCAGGTTTCACATTGGTTCTCCCAGGTTTAATGCTAGCCACAAGAAGATGGAGTTCATTTCAAGGATGGATGAGATTTCCAGCTCCAAAAGAATGGATAATGCTTCTGAAGTTGAAGACGATACAAGTGACAGAGTTTATACGATTGATCCTGTCCATAATGGGGCCGTATATAATGAAACTCTTGACTCTAAACCTGGTGTTGGAATTACCGATGAGTATGCATCCACTCCAAGGGAGCAAATTAACCTGCCTGATGCCTGTGATCCTGATATCAAGAAGCTCTACACCAGGCTTCAGGCCCTTGAGGCTGACAGGGAATCAATGAGACAAGCATTGTTATCAATGCGAACTGACAAAGCACAGTTAGTTTTATTGAAAGAAATAGCTCAACATTTGTCCAAGGAAATGCCATCAAATAGACAAGATGTTGTGGCAAAGCCATCTATTCTTGGTAGCTTGCCATTCATGACAGTCTTCAAG TGGATTTTATCCTTGATTGTCTGGAGGCGGAAAGCTCGCCGAAGCAA GTGCCTGTATGGATTATCACCAAACAATGTTGGCTTGCTAATGCTATTAGACAAGGGCCCTCGACTGAGGCAGTGGCGATGCATTTCAAGCACGCAGGTGTGA